The following coding sequences are from one Triticum dicoccoides isolate Atlit2015 ecotype Zavitan chromosome 4A, WEW_v2.0, whole genome shotgun sequence window:
- the LOC119285629 gene encoding optic atrophy 3 protein homolog: MQRRLIGRATDIHIRPLNEEKATQAATDLLGELFIFSVACGAIIFVVHRSGNSEARKEEARNKALEEIKEKMEELEREKQMMKLRVAEVERVTGAGRGWPWVLPRAFTSGVAQAEPEPEPAAQQPTAA; the protein is encoded by the exons ATGCAGAGGCGGCTTATTGGACGTGCAACTGACATTCACATTAGGCCCCTGAATGAAGAGAAAGCTACTCAAGCTGCTACAGATCTTCTTGGTGAACTGTTCATTTTCTCG GTTGCTTGTGGTGCAATAATCTTTGTGGTTCATAGAAGTGGCAACTCAGAAGCCAGAAAAGAAGAGGCCCGTAATAAGGCACTGGAG gaaataaaggagaagatggaGGAACTCGAGAGGGAAAAGCAAATGATGAAGCTGAGAGTGGCCGAGGTGGAGCGGGTAACCGGGGCAGGGAGAGGGTGGCCGTGGGTTCTTCCAAGGGCCTTCACTTCCGGCGTTGCCCAGGCAGAGCCAGAGCCAGAGCCAGCAGCTCAGCAGCCCACGGCTGCTTAG